Proteins encoded together in one Numida meleagris isolate 19003 breed g44 Domestic line chromosome 17, NumMel1.0, whole genome shotgun sequence window:
- the ITGB4 gene encoding integrin beta-4 isoform X1: protein MKVRGRRKRMAALPRPCAGLLLLALLCATTLGQRSKNNRCVQSRAKSCTECIRVAKECSFCTEESFEEPRCDLRENLLRYGCGEAGIVFTRGEMHTQKNISINTFLQRTQVAPQAMSMRLRAGEEMSFNMDVFQPQESPVDLYILMDFSYSMSDDLDNLKSMGQNLAEFLQALTSNYTIGFGKFVDKVSSPQTDMRPEKLREPWNNADSPFSFKNVIRLTNNINYFSQELRKERISGNLDAPEGGFDAILQTAVCKDKIGWRKDSTHLLVFSTESAFHYEADGTNVLAGILMRNDEECHLDTHGTYVYDTKQDYPSVPTLVRLLGQHNIIPIFAVTNHSYSYYEKLHKYFPISEIGVLQEDSSNIVDLLHTAFERIRSKMDIRADFVPKALKTEFLSSTFKKTESGSFNITRGEVGKFQVRVKALEHVGGQHVCTLPEKDRQGIIHVKPTSLSDSLQVQASVVCDVCPCEQQPDFRSPKCSFHGDFICGQCICHAGWRGDTCDCSPASSLNNEACIRPGDVEPCSGRGECLCGKCQCYPEDLMQRFDGDFCQYDVLQCPRTSGFLCNDRGRCSKGACVCESGWEGPGCECPTSNDTCIDSRGGICNNQGRCECGRCICDKASLYTSSTCEISYSLGFQAVCESIRDCVQCQAWGTGNRKGNCSTCHLHVQMVEELKKEEANEHCSFQDEEDDCTYHYTLEGDPSVLPNATVQVQKKKECPPGSFLWLIPLLIFLILLLGLLLLLCWRYCACCKACLALLPCCARGRTVGFKEDHYMLRQSLMSSDHLDTPMVRSGSLKGRDTVRWKINNNVHKQGFTSHAALNPKDLIPYGLSLRLTRLFTQNLVKPESRECEQLRKEVEENLNDIYKHIPGCHKVQQTKFRVQPNSGKRQDHTIVDTVLTAPRSAKQEIIKVTEKHVSHEAFNDLKVSPGYYTVTSDQDAHGMVEFQEAVELVDVRVPLFIREDDDDEKQLQVEAIDVPTGIAQIGRRIVNITIIKEQASSLITFLQPAYSHSRFDKVAKIPVLREIIDNGKSQVTYRTRDLTAKDGRDYVFTEGDLVFQPGETRKEVQVSLLELTEIDTLLHNRQLKQFAIDLLHPKYGAKIGRYPQAVVTIADPEVVDGVPPLTGMGQLTQSPKGRLSAPLNPSAQAVSSKEIHVSWFPPTGKPLGYKVKYWMQGDPESEAHLIDVKSPVAKLGNLYTFCDYEIQVCAYNAMGEGAYSDIIHCRTLEDVPSEPGRLAFNVVSSTVTQLSWAEPAETNGVITAYEVSYGLVNEDNVPIGPMKKVLVEDPKKRMVLIENLRESQPYRYMVKARNGAGWGPEREATINLATQPKRPMSIPIIPDVPIIDAEGGEDYDSYLMYSTDVLRSPAGSKRPSVSDDSGSRWKYVPLLGEDLDLRRITWRLPPETIPRLSGSSHLSSDTEGLLREEDGDVATGSLMRSGTPRPQAEHLLNGRMDYFSGSSSSTLTRTANTSYHQHVQQEHRVMGSSSLTRDYSTMMAGHDYPGRFLPPILEDAGRRIPRPRDVGFRSRVKVKGYYPSTGCRDSIIMTDGSAGICKYIDSRFPLGVPDIPTRLVFSALGPTSLKVSWQEPHCEKEVQGYSVQYQLLNGGEVHRLTIPNPSQNSVVVENLLPNHSYIFKVKAQSEEGWGPEREGVITIESQVDPQSPLSPVPGSPFTLSTPSAPGPLVFTALSPDSLQLSWERPRKPNGAILGYMITCEMLHGGGEPRNIYVEGDNPETTLTVPQLKENVPYKFKVQAKTTQGVGPEREGIITIESQDGGTFSQFGGQQYMREVYNFPTEYTTKTSISHSSLEPHFSDGMLMTSQRVESASSTLTQQVTKEFISRTVTSSGTLTKQVERQFYEA from the exons gaggaagaggatggcCGCGCTGCCAAGGCCttgtgcagggctgctgctgctggccctgctctgcGCCACCACTCTTGGCCAACGGAGCAAAA ATAACCGCTGCGTGCAGAGCCGGGCGAAGAGCTGCACCGAGTGCATCCGCGTGGCCAAGGAGTGTTCCTTCTGCACCGAGGAG AGCTTTGAGGAGCCGCGCTGCGACCTGCGGGAGAACCTGCTGCGCTATGGCTGCGGGGAGGCCGGCATCGTCTTCACGAGGGGCGAGATGCACACGCAGAAG AACATCAGCATCAACACGTTCCTGCAGAGGACCCAGGTGGCCCCCCAGGCCATGTCCATGCGGCTGCGGGCTGGGGAGGAGATGAGCTTCAACATGGACGTCTTCCAGCCCCAGGAGAGCCCCGTGGATCTCTACATCCTCATGGACTTCTCCTACTCGATGTCTGATGATCTGGATAATCTCAAGAGCATGGGGCAAAACCTag CCGAGTTCCTGCAAGCCCTCACCTCCAATTACACCATCGGCTTCGGCAAGTTTGTGGACAAAGTCTCATCCCCACAGACAGACATGAGGCCTGAGAA GCTCCGCGAGCCCTGGAACAACGCTGACTCACCCTTCTCCTTCAAGAACGTCATCCGCCTGACCAATAACATCAACTACTTCAGCCAGGAGCTCAGGAAGGAGCGCATCTCTGGAAACCTGGATGCCCCCGAGGGTGGCTTTGATGCCATCCTGCAGACTGCTGTTTGCAAG GACAAGATCGGCTGGAGGAAGGATAGCACGCACTTGCTCGTGTTCTCTACCGAGTCAGCCTTTCACTACGAAGCTGATGGCACCAATGTCCTGGCAGGGATCCTGATGAGGAATGATGAGGAGTGTCACCTGGACACCCATGGCACCTACGTGTATGACACCAAGCAGGACTACCCCTCGGTGCCCACGCTGGTGCGCCTGCTGGGTCAGCACAACATCATTCCCATCTTTGCTGTCACCAACCACTCCTATAGCTACTACGAG aagctgcacAAGTATTTCCCCATCTCAGAGATcggggtgctgcaggaggactCGTCCAACATCGTGGATCTGCTTCACACCGCCTTTGAG CGCATCCGCTCCAAGATGGACATCCGAGCTGACTTCGTCCCCAAGGCTCTGAAGACAGAGTTCCTTTCCTCTACATTCAAAAAGACAGAATCTGGCTCCTTCAACATCACCCGTGGGGAAGTG GGTAAGTTCCAGGTGCGGGTGAAGGCGCTGGAGCACGTTGGTGGGCAGCACGTCTGCACCCTCCCTGAGAAGGACCGGCAGGGCATTATCCACGTGAAACCCACCTCTCTGAGCGACAGCCTCCAAGTCCAAGCCTCCGTCGTGTGCGATGTGTGTCCCTGTGAGCAG CAACCAGATTTCCGTTCACCCAAGTGCAGCTTCCATGGGGACTTCATCTGTGGGCAGTGCATCTGCCACGCGGGCTG GCGAGGGGACACATGTGACTGCTCCCCAGCTTCGTCCCTCAACAACGAAGCCTGCATCCGCCCTGGGGACGTGGAGCCGTGCTCGGGTCGGGGCGAGTGTCTCTGTGGGAAGTGTCAGTGCTACCCTGAGGACCTGATGCAGCGCTTCGATGGCGACTTCTGCCAATACGACGTGCTGCAGTGCCCACGCACCTCCGGCTTCCTCTGCAATG ATCGTGGTCGCTGCTCCAAGGGTGCATGTGTATGTGAGAGCGGCTGGGAAGGCCCTGGCTGTGAGTGTCCCACGAGCAATGACACCTGCATTGACAGCAGGGGG GGCATCTGCAACAACCAGGGGAGGTGCGAGTGCGGGCGGTGCATCTGTGACAAGGCGTCCCTATACACCAGCTCTACCTGCGAGATCAGCTACTCCCTG GGCTTCCAGGCCGTGTGTGAGAGCATCAGGGACTGCGTGCAGTGCCAGGCCTGGGGAACAGGcaacaggaaaggaaactgCAGCACGTGCCACCTCCACGTGCAGATGGTGGAGGAGCTGAAGAAAG AGGAGGCCAACGAGCACTGCTCCTTCCAGGATGAGGAGGACGACTGCACCTACCACTACACACTGGAGGGAGACCCCAGCGTTCTCCCCAACGCCACCGTCCAGgtgcagaagaagaaag AGTGCCCTCCTGGCAGCTTCCTCTGGCTCATCCCGCTGCTCATTTTCCTCAtcctgctcctggggctgctgctgctgctgtgctggaggtaCTGCGCCTGCTGCAAG GCTTGCCTGGCCCTGCTCCCCTGCTGTGCACGAG GTCGCACTGTTGGCTTCAAGGAGGACCACTACATGCTCCGCCAGAGCCTCATGTCCTCGGACCACCTGGACACCCCCATGGTCCGCAGCGGGTCCCTCAAGGGTCGGGACACTGTCCGCTGGAAGATCAACAACAACGTCCACAAGCAGGGTTTCACCTCCCACGCTGCCCTCAACCCCAAAGACCTCA TTCCCTATGGGCTGTCGCTGAGGCTGACGCGGCTCTTTACGCAGAACCTGGTGAAGCCAGAGAGCCGGGAGTGTGAGCAGCTGCGCAAGGAAGTGGAGGAGAAT CTGAACGACATCTACAAGCACATCCCGGGCTGCCACAAGGTCCAGCAGACCAAGTTCAG GGTACAGCCCAACTCTGGGAAAAG GCAAGACCACACCATTGTGGACACGGTGCTCACCGCCCCTCGCTCCGCCAAGCAAGAGATCATCAAGGTCACTGAGAAGCACGTTTCCCACGAGGCTTTCAATGACCTGAAGGTTTCACCAGGTTACTACACCGTGACCTCCGACCAAG ATGCTCACGGGATGGTGGAGTTCCAAGAAGCTGTGGAGCTCGTTGACGTCCGTGTCCCACTCTTCATCAGggaggatgatgatgatgagaagcagctgcaggtggaAGCCATCGATGTCCCCACCGGCATCGCACAGATTGGACGCAGGATTGTCAACATCACCATCATCAAGGAACAAG CCAGCAGCCTCATCACCTTCCTGCAGCCAGCCTATTCCCACAGCCGCTTTGATAAGGTGGCCAAGATCCCTGTCCTGCGGGAGATCATAGACAACGGGAAGTCCCAGGTTACCTACAGGACCCGAGATCTCACCGCCAAGGATGGCAGG GACTACGTCTTCACAGAAGGTGACCTGGTCTTCCAGCCCGGGGAGACCCGAAAAGAGGTGCAGGTCTCCCTGCTGGAGCTAACCGAGATAGACACCCTCCTGCACAACCGCCAGCTCAAGCAATTTGCCATCGACCTCCTCCATCCCAAGTATGGGGCCAAGATCGGCCGATACCCCCAGGCCGTGGTGACCATTGCTGACCCAG aggtggtggatggtgtTCCCCCGCTGACTGGCATGGGCCAGCTCACCCAGTCTCCCAAAGGCCGCCTGAGTGCACCCCTTAATCCCAGTGCCCAGGCTGTGAGCTCCAAGGAAATCCACGTCAGTTGGTTTCCTCCAACGGGAAAACCTCTGGGGTACAAG GTGAAATACTGGATGCAAGGGGACCCCGAATCCGAAGCCCATCTCATTGATGTCAAATCACCAGTGGCAAAACTGGGCAACCTCTACACCTTCTGCGACTACGAGATTCAAGTCTGTGCCTATAACGCTATGGGTGAAGGGGCCTACTCCGACATCATACACTGCCGCACGCTGGAGGATG TTCCCAGCGAGCCCGGCCGCTTGGCTTTCAACGTCGTGTCTTCCACCGTGACACAGCTGAGCTGGGCTGAGCCTGCAGAAACCAATGGGGTGATCACGGCTTACGAAGTCAGTTATGGGCTCGTTAATGAGGACAACG TCCCCATTGGCCCCATGAAGAAGGTGCTGGTTGAAGACCCAAAGAAGCGCATGGTGCTGATAGAAAACCTGAGGGAGTCGCAGCCCTACCGCTACATGGTGAAGGCCAGGAACGGCGCTGGATGGGGACCTGAGAGAGAAGCCACCATCAACCTCGCTACGCAGCCCAAGCGTCCCATGTCCA TTCCCATCATTCCCGATGTCCCCATCATTGATGCTGAAGGAGGTGAGGACTACGACAGCTACCTGATGTACAGCACAGATGTGCTTCGCTCTCCAGCTGGCAGCAAGCGTCCCAGCGTCTCTGATGATTCAG GCTCCCGATGGAAATACGTGCCATTGCTGGGAGAAGACTTGGATCTTCGCCGCATCACCTGGAGACTCCCACCTGAAACCATTCCCCGCCTCTCTGGCAGCAGCCACCTCTCCTCGGACACCGAGGGTCTCCTCCGTGAGGAGGATGGCGACGTGGCTACGGGCAGCCTGATGAGGAGTGGGACCCCCCGGCCCCAAGCAG AACACTTGCTGAATGGCCGCATGGACTATTTCtccggcagcagcagcagcactctgaCCAGGACAGCAAACACCAGCTACCACCAGCAcgtgcagcaggagcacagggtGATGGGGAGCTCCTCGCTGACCAGAGATTACTCCACCATGATGGCAGGGCACG ATTACCCAGGGAGATTCCTCCCTCCCATCCTTGAAGATGCTGGGAGGAGAATCCCACGGCCCCGGGACGTGGGTTTCAGGAGCAGGGTAAAGGTGAAGGGTTACTACCCCAGCACTGGCTGTCGGGACTCTATAATCATGACTGATGGGTCCGCGGGGATTTGCAAGTACATAG ATTCCAGGTTTCCGCTGGGCGTCCCTGACATCCCCACGCGGTTGGTGTTCTCTGCTCTGGGGCCCACTTCGCTGAAGGTGAGCTGGCAGGAGCCGCACTGTGAGAAGGAGGTGCAGGGCTACAGCGTGCAGTACCAGCTGCTCAACGGAG GAGAGGTGCACCGCCTCACCATACCCAACCCCAGCCAGAACTCGGTGGTTGTGGAGAACCTGCTGCCCAACCACTCCTACATCTTCAAGGTGAAGGCACAGAGCGAGGAGGGCTGGGGCCCCGAGAGGGAAGGAGTCATCACCATAGAATCCCAGGTGGACCCACAGAGCCCACTCAGCCCTGTTCCAG GTTCACCCTTCACACTGAGCACACCCAGTGCCCCCGGACCACTGGTTTTCACTGCCCTCAGCCCTGACTCCCTACAGCTCAGCTGGGAGAGACCACGCAAACCCAACGGGGCCATCCTGGGTTACATGATCACCTGCGAGATGCTGCATGGAGGAG GGGAGCCTAGAAATATCTATGTCGAAGGTGACAATCCAGAAACGACCCTGACTGTGCCCCAGCTGAAAGAAAACGTCCCGTACAAGTTCAAAGTGCAAGCCAAGACCACGCAAGGCGTAGGGCCAGAGAGGGAAGGCATCATCACCATTGAATCTCAAGATGGAG GCACTTTCTCACAGTTCGGAGGACAGCAATACATGAGAGAGGTGTACAACTTCCCCACGGAATACACCACCAAAACCAGCATCAGCCATTCTTCTCTGGAGCCCCACTTCTCAG ATGGCATGCTGATGACGTCCCAGCGCGTGGAGAGCGCCAGCAGCACCTTGACCCAACAGGTCACCAAAGAGTTCATCAGCCGCACCGTGACGTCCAGCGGGACCCTCACCAAGCAGGTGGAGAGGCAGTTCTATGAGGCCTGA